A window of the Hordeum vulgare subsp. vulgare chromosome 5H, MorexV3_pseudomolecules_assembly, whole genome shotgun sequence genome harbors these coding sequences:
- the LOC123452305 gene encoding GDSL esterase/lipase At3g48460-like, whose translation MPLIGCLPLTMTLSQPGERDNLSCVAPLNQKSLGHNHHLQARLHRLRRSHPDAIIAYADYHAAHLAVVRSPARYGFAEPFKACCGTGGGAYNFEIFSTCGSPEVATACAQPARYVNWDGVHMTEAMYKVVAGMFFHDATGAYCRPTFCSLLAARKDHGQ comes from the coding sequence ATGCCGCTGATTGGGTGCTTGCCCTTGACGATGACACTGTCGCAGCCGGGGGAGCGAGACAACCTCAGCTGCGTGGCGCCCCTCAACCAGAAGAGCCTCGGCCACAACCACCACCTCCAGGCGAGGCTCCACCGGCTCCGGCGTAGCCACCCGGACGCCATCATCGCCTACGCGGACTATCACGCCGCGCACCTCGCCGTGGTGCGCAGCCCGGCCAGGTACGGCTTCGCGGAGCCCTTCAAGGCCTGCTGCGGCACAGGCGGCGGCGCCTACAACTTTGAGATCTTCTCCACCTGCGGCTCGCCGGAGGTCGCCACCGCCTGCGCCCAGCCCGCTAGGTACGTCAACTGGGACGGGGTGCACATGACCGAGGCCATGTACAAGGTCGTCGCCGGCATGTTCTTCCACGACGCCACCGGGGCGTACTGCCGGCCGACCTTCTGCTCCTTGCTCGCCGCCAGGAAAGACCACGGCCAGTGA
- the LOC123452301 gene encoding UDP-glycosyltransferase 83A1-like gives MAAPHPHVMVLPFPAQGHVMPLMELSHRLVGHSLEVDFVNTDYNHDRVLKAMQGAETGAAGPDGVNMVSIPDGMGPDGDRTDVATLGSGLPAAMLGPLEEMVRSKRIKWVIADVVMCWATELAARTGVRVALFSTCSAATIALRLHLSKLIDDDVLDECATVRRNETIQLSPKMPPVEAAEIPWACVSSSPDRRRVIIQILLKTNPMIPLAATVICNTFEEIESEALHLVPNALPVGPLEAPELSRSAGQLWPEELACLPWLDAQARGSVVYVAFGSFTIFDAARFQELADGLELTGRPFLWAVRPNITTGIGEDWLDAFKRRVEGKGLVVGWAPQQRVLSHPSVACFVSHCGWNSTMEGLRHGVPFLCWPYFADQFCNQSYICNVWGTGVKIHADERGVVTKEEIKNKVEQLLGDAGIKARAATWKDAACTSIAAGGTSYENLLKLVKLLTE, from the exons ATGGCTGCTCCTCACCCTCACGTGATGGTGCTTCCGTTCCCAGCGCAGGGCCATGTCATGCCCCTCATGGAGCTCTCCCACCGGCTCGTCGGCCACAGCCTCGAGGTGGACTTCGTGAACACGGACTACAACCACGACCGCGTCCTCAAGGCCATGCAGGGCGCCGAGACAGGAGCTGCTGGCCCCGACGGCGTCAACATGGTCTCGATCCCGGACGGCATGGGCCCCGACGGCGACCGCACCGACGTCGCCACGCTGGGCAGCGGCTTGCCGGCGGCCATGCTCGGCCCTCTCGAGGAGATGGTCAGGTCAAAGAGGATCAAGTGGGTGATCGCCGACGTGGTCATGTGCTGGGCGACGGAGCTGGCCGCCAGGACGGGCGTCCGCGTCGCCCTGTTCTCGACTTGCTCGGCCGCCACGATCGCGCTCCGGTTGCACTTGTCCAAGCTGATCGACGATGACGTCCTCGACGAATGTG CCACCGTGAGGAGGAACGAGACGATCCAGCTGAGCCCCAAGATGCCGCCAGTCGAGGCAGCCGAGATACCATGGGCTTGCGTGAGCAGCTCGCCGGACAGACGCAGGGTGATCATTCAGATCTTGCTCAAGACCAACCCGATGATACCGCTGGCTGCCACCGTCATCTGCAACACATTCGAGGAGATCGAGTCGGAGGCATTACATCTCGTCCCCAACGCGCTGCCCGTCGGACCCCTGGAAGCGCCGGAGTTGTCGAGGTCTGCCGGCCAACTCTGGCCAGAGGAACTGGCCTGCCTCCCCTGGCTCGACGCGCAGGCCCGCGGCTCCGTCGTCTACGTGGCCTTCGGGAGCTTCACCATCTTCGACGCGGCGCGGTTCCAGGAGCTCGCCGACGGGCTGGAGCTCACCGGCCGGCCCTTTCTTTGGGCGGTCCGGCCGAACATCACCACCGGAATCGGAGAAGATTGGCTCGACGCCTTCAAGCGCCGCGTGGAGGGCAAAGGTCTAGTCGTGGGCTGGGCGCCACAGCAGCGCGTGCTCTCGCACCCCTCCGTCGCCTGCTTCGTGTCGCACTGCGGGTGGAACTCCACCATGGAAGGGCTGCGGCACGGCGTGCCGTTCCTGTGCTGGCCATACTTCGCCGACCAGTTCTGCAACCAGAGCTACATCTGCAACGTGTGGGGCACCGGCGTCAAGATCCACGCCGACGAGAGAGGGGTCGTCACCAAGGAGGAGATCAAGAACAAAGTAGAGCAGCTGCTGGGTGACGCTGGGATAAAGGCAAGGGCGGCTACGTGGAAGGATGCGGCGTGTACGAGCATCGCAGCGGGAGGGACGTCATATGAGAACCTGCTCAAGCTTGTGAAACTGCTAACAGAATAA